DNA sequence from the Sphingomonas sp. genome:
CCGGCGGCGGATACCCGCTAACCCCTTTTGCACGATGCGATTCCACGGGGCGAGCGAAAAGTTAACGGTCATGCCGGGTTTTCCCCAGATTTCCTCAATACTGAGTCCGAAAAGCCGCGATCAGCCGCTGGAACATGTTTCCTCCCTGCCGCGCATCGCCCATAGGAGAGGCGAAGCGCGCGCCGATATCGGTCTCGCCCGATGCCGCGAACTGGGCGAGCCCGGCGAGCGTCGAGAAAGCAGGTCCGCTGTGCGCCTCGGGCAGTCCCGGCATGACCGGCCGGCCGACGCGCACCGTGCGGCCCAGCACTCCCTGGGCATAGTCCGCGATGCCCTTCAATTCAGCCCCGCCGCCGGTCAGCACGACCTGCCGGCCGAACGGTCCGGCGAAGCCGAGCTCCTTCAGCGCCGCCTCAATCGCCGCGCCGAGCTGCTCGAGCCGCTGGCGGATGACGGTGACGAGCTGGGCGCGGGTGATGCGCGCGCTTTCCACGCCTTCCTGGTGACCGGCGATCGGCGCCAGCTCGATCATGTCGTGATTGTCGCGCGGGCTCATCATGGCAGAACCGTAGAAGCACTTGATCCGTTCCGCCTCGCCGCGCCTCGTGCCGAACGCAGCGGCGATATCGTCGGTGATGTCGCTGCCGCCGATCGGCAGCATCTTCAGCCCGACCAGCATCCCCCCGGCGAAGACCGAGACGTTGGTCACGCCCGCGCCCAATTCGACCAGAGCGACGCCCAGCTCGCGCTCCTCGTCGCTGAGGCAGGCCTTGCCGGCCGCGACCGGCGCCGCGACGATCGCCTCGACGCCGAGATGGGCGGAGCGCACGCACAGGTCGAGATTCTTCACCGGCGCCGGATCGGCGGCGATGACGTGGATATCGACGGCAAGGCGCTCGGCATGGAGCCCGCGCGGCTGCTTCACGCCGTTCATTCCGTCGATCGTGTAGAGCGCCGGCATGGCGTGGAGCACCATCCGCCCGGCCGGATCGATCGAGCCCTGCGCCGCGCTCAGCAGCGCATCGATGTCGCCGTCGGCGATCCGCGCCCCGCCGATGGCGACCTCGACCCTGGCGACGTCGCTGGTCACGCCACCGGCCGAATAGCCGACATGGACCTGATCGATATTCGTGCCCGCGATCCGCTCGGCCTGCTCGACCGCCTCGCGGATCGCCGCTTCGCTCTTCTCCATGTCGGCGATGAAGCCGCGCTTCACGCCCCGGCTCTCGCGCTGGCCGGTGCCGAGGATCTTGAGCCGGCCGTCGTCGGTCGGCTCGGCGATCATCGCCGAGACCTTCGATGTGCCGACATCGAGCGCGGCGACGAGATTGCGGGTCGGGGACGGCGTCGGGCGGCGCATCAGATCGTCCTCGCGAGGTCGGCCGGGATCTGGCCCGGATCGGGCGGCGCCAGTTCCGGCACGCCGGACCCCGGCTCGCGAGTCACCCGCACCGTCATCCGCGCCGGATCGCGCATGTCGAAGCGCACGAAGCCGCGGCCCAGCAATTGCGTCTGCTGGTCCATCGCGGCGAAGCGGCGGATCGCGCGCAATGCCAGATCCTCGCCCTCGGGTAGGGTCAGCACCTCGCCGGTCTGGAAGCGCAGGTCCCAGCGCCGCCCGCCGACCCAGGTCGCGCCGGCCACCTGGGGCCGCAGATGCGGCACCGCGGCGAGCAGGCCCGCGAGCGAACCGAGATTGCGGTTCGCCGCCGCGCCGACCACCAAAGGCAGGTTCGGCATGTCCTCGATGCGCACCGCCTCCAGCACCACGCCTTCCGCATCGACCAGGCTGAGATTCTGATTGCGCTGCCAGATCGCCGCCGGCCGCCGCTCGACGATGTCCACGACCAATGTGTCGGGCAGCCGACGCGACACTCGCGCCTCGCGGATCCAGCCGAAGCGCATCAGCCGGTCGCGCGTCGCGGCAAGATCGATCAGCGGCATCGCCATCGAAGGCTGATCGAAGGCGACATTGTAGATGTCGAGCCGCGACACCCGGTCGGCGCCGTTGATCTCGACCCGGCGCATGGTGAAGCCGGCGCTGCCGATCCCTTCCCCGATCGCGGTCCCGGCATATTGCGGCAGACGCAGCACCAGCGCCGAACCGGCAATGACCCCGATGGCGACCAGGGCCAGCGCCCAGCGGCCGATCCTGCCCGCCGTTTCGGGCGCGAGGCCGGCGGATTCGAGCATGCCGGGCGCCTTCCTGCGCCGCGTATTGACCGCGCGCGGCGCGGCGCGGCCCTTGCCGCGCGCCTGGCTGCCCCGGGCGATCCGCGCGCTCATGCCACCGCGTCCTCCAATGCCGCTTCGACGATCCTCTCGACCAAAGTCGCATAATCGATGCCGAGATGACGCGCCTGTTCGGGCACCAGGCTCAGCGGCGTCATCCCCGGCTGGGTGTTGACCTCCAGCAGGTAGAGCCCGTCCACGCCTTGTTCGTCGTCCCAGCGGAAATCGGCGCGCGACGTGCCCTTGCAGCCGAGCAGCCGGTGCGCCTTCAGCGCCATGTCGAGACAGGCGGCACGTATGTCGGCCGGAATGTCGGCGGGGCAGACATGCTCGGTCAGCCCGTCCGTATATTTGGCGTCGTAATCGTAGAAACCGGATTTGGGCCGAAGCTCCGTCACCTCCAGCGCTTCGTCGCCGAGCACCGCCGTGGTCAGCTCGCGCCCCCTGATGAAGGGCTCGGCGAGCAGCCGGTCGAAATGCCGCCAAGGCCCTTCGGTGTCGCGCCCGATCGGCCGGCCGTAATTGCCGCCCTCGGTCACGATCGCGACGCCGACCGACGAGCCCTCGTTGACCGGCTTCAGCACATAGGGCCTTGGCAGAGGATCGGCCTCGTACAGGCTCTCGCTCGCCACGATCTCCCCCGCCGGCATGCGGATGCCGTGCGGCACGAGGACCATCTTGGTCAATTCCTTGTCGATCGCGATCACCGAGGTTTCGAGGCCCGAATGGGTGTAGCTTATGCCCATCAGGTCCATCAGCCCCTGCACCGTCCCGTCCTCGCCCGGCGTGCCGTGCAGCGCGTTGAACACCACGTCGGGTTTCGCCTCGGCGAGCCGCTGCGCGATGCCCCGGTCCATGTCGATCCGCGTCACCTTGTGCCCCCGGCTCTCCAGCGCGCCGGCGACGCCGTTGCCGCTGGTCAGCGACACCTCGCGCTCGGCCGACCAGCCGCCCATCAGCACCGCGATGTGGAGCTTACGCAACGCTTACTCCCACTCTTTGTATCTCCCACTCCAGCACCACGCCCGCCTTCGCCTTCACCCGCGCGCGCACCTCCTCGCCCAGCGCCTCGATGTCCGCGCTCGTCGCATTGCCCAGATTGAGCAGGAAATTGCAGTGCTTTTCGGACACCTGCGCGTCGCCGATGCGATGCCCGCGCAGACCCGCTTCGTCGATCAGCCGCCAGGCCTTGTCGCCCGGCGGATTCTTGAAGGTCGATCCGCCCGTCCGGCTCCTCAGCGGCTGGCTGAGCTCCCGCTCGGCCGCGATCCGGTCCATCTCCGCCTGAATAGTGGCCTTCTCGCCGGAATGCCCCCGGAAGGTCGCGCCGATCACGATCGCGCCCGCCGGCAGCGCGCTATGGCGATAGGTATAGCCCAGCTCCGCCAGCGCCAGCCTCCGCCGCTCGCCAGAGCGCAGCACGATCTCGCAGTCGATCAGGATATCCTTCACCTCGCGGCCATAGGCGCCGCCGTTCATCCGCACGAAGCCGCCGACCGTGCCGGGGATCGAGCGCAGGAACTCCAGCCCTGCGATCCCCGCGTCCCGCGCCGTCGAGGAGACGAGGATGCCGCTCGCTCCGCCGCCGCAGGACAAGGTCACATCGTCCATCCGCTCGACCTTGGCGAAGGCTTTGCCGAGCCGCACCACCGCGCCCGGCACCCCGCCGTCGCGCACGATGAGGTTGGAGCCGAGCCCGAGCCCCATCACCGGCACAGCCGGATCGAGATGCGCGAGGAAATCGCTGAGATCCTCCGCATCCTTCGGTTCGAACAACCACTCCGCCGTCCCGCCCGATTTGAACCAGACGAGCGGCGCCAGCGGCGCCTTTGGCGTCAGCCTGCCGCGCACGGCCGGCATGTCGATGACGGCGTTCATGATCCACGCGCCTTGCAGATGCCGTCGGCCAGCCCCGCCGCCCATTTGGTGATGTCGCCCGCGCCCAGACAGATCACCATGTCCCCCGGCGCGGCGAGGCTCTTGAGCTTGGCGCACACATCGTCCACATCCGCGACCGCATAGGCGCCCAGATGGCCGCGCTGCTTCAGCCCCTCGACCAGAACCTCGTGATCGACACCTTCGATCGGCGCCTCACCCGCCGCGAAGACCGGGGCGACCAGCACCAGATCGGCATCGTTGAACGCGCCCTGGAAGTCCTCGAACAGCGACTGGAGCCGGGTGAAGCGATGCGGCTGCACCACCGCGATCACACGGCCCTCGGCGCCCTCGCGCGCCGCCGACAGCACGGCTTTGATTTCCACCGGATGGTGGCCGTAATCGTCGATGATCGTCACGCCGTCGACCTCGCCGACCTTGGTGAAGCGCCGCTTCACTCCGCCGAACTGGTCGAAGCCGCGCGCGATCACCTCGTCCGATATGCCCAGCTCGATCGCCACGCCGATCGCGGCGAGCGCGTTCTGGACATTGTGCCGCCCCGGCATCGGCAGGTGCACACCCGCGATCACGCGCTGCTCGCCGGCCCGGTCGCGCACTGTCACGTCGAACCTGTTGCCGCCCGGCACCGGCTCGACATTGTCGCCGCGAATATCGGCCTGCGCCGCGAAGCCGTAAGTGACGATCCGCCGGTCGCGCAGGCGGGGGATGATCCCCTGCACCTCGGGATGATCGACGCAGAGCAGGGCCGCGCCGTAGAAGGGCACATTCTCGACGAACTCGACATAGGCGTCCTTCGCCCGCTCGAACGAGCCGTAATGGTCGAGATGCTCGGGATCGATATTGGTGACGACCGCGATCGTGCCGTCGAGCCGGAGGAAGGAGCCGTCGCTCTCGTCGGCCTCCACCACCATCCAGTCGGACTTGCCGAGCCGGGCGTTGGAGCCATAGGCGTTGATGATCCCGCCATTGATGACGGTGGGATCGATCCCGCCCGCGTCCAGCATCGCCGCGATCATCGACGTGGTGGTCGTCTTGCCGTGCGTCCCCGCCACCGCGACGGTGGACTTCAAACGCATCAGCTCGGCCAGCATCTCGGCGCGGCGCACCACCGGGATGCGCCGCTCATAGGCCGCGACGACCTCCGGATTGTCCTTGCGGATCGCCGTCGAGATCACGACGACGGCGGCGTCGCCCAGATTGTCGGCGCTCTGCCCGATCGCGACCGGGATGCCCTTCTTGCGCAACCCCTCGACGACATAGCCTTCGGCGGAATCCGATCCCTGCACCTGATAGCCCAGGATCTTCATCACCTCGGCGATGCCGGACATGCCGATGCCGCCGATGCCGACGAAGTGGATCGTGCCGATATCGGTGCCCACGCCCCTCATGCCGGCACTCCGTTGGCGGGCATTTCCCGGAAGGAGGGCGCGCCGACATAGGCCGGATCGGCATCGGGATGACGCCCCACCCGCTCGACCAGATCGGCGAGCGCCCTGGCCGCGTCGGGCCTGCCCACCGCCTTGGCCCGCCCGGCCGCATTGGTCAGCGCAACCGGATCGAGCGCCAGCTTCTGCATCTGCTTGGCCAGCTCGATCGGCGTGAACCTCTCCTGCGCGATCGCCCGCGCGCCGCCCGCCTTCGCCATCTCGCGGGCATTGGCGGTCTGGTGATCGTCGGTGGCCGACGGGAGCGGGATCAGGATCGCCGGCCGCCCCGCCGCCGTCAGCTCGGCGATGGTCGAGGCCCCGGCCCGCGCGATGATAAGATGCGACCAGGCCAGCCGCTCCGGCAGGTCCGGCATATAGGTGGCCAGCTCCGCCGGAATCCCCAGCGCCGCATAGCGCGCGCGCACCTGCTCGATATCCTCGGGCCGGCATTGCTGCGTCACCTGCAGCCGCCGCCGGAAATGCTCGGGCAGCAGCGCCAGCCCCTCCGGCACCACGTCGGACAGGATCGACGCCCCCTGGCTCCCGCCGGTGACGAGCAGGCGGAACACGCCATCCTCGTCCAACACCGGAAAAGGCTGGTCGCGTAAGCTGAGCACCTCGTCGCGCACCGGATTGCCGACCAGATGGACCTTGTGCGCCGCCTTGGCCGGCAGCCGGTCGATCGTCTCATAAGCGGTCGCGATCGCGTCCACGCGCGCGGCGACCAGCCGGTTCACCCGGCCGAGCACCGCATTCTGCTCGTGGATCAAGGTGGGAATGTTGGCCTTGCGTGCCGCCAGCAGCGCCGGGAAGGCCGGATAACCGCCGAAGCCGATCACCGCCGATGGCTTGAACGTCTCGTAGAGCCGCCCGGCCATGGTCCGCCCGGTCAGGATCGAGCGCGCCGCCCTGAGCCAGCCGATCGGCCCGCCCGCGATGCGGCCGGCGGGCAGGATATGAACCTGCACATTGTCGAACAGCCCCGGGATGCGCGCGCCGCGATCGTCGGTGACCAGCGCGCAGCGATGGCCGCGCGCCAGCAATTCCTCGGCGAGCGCATGGGCCGGCATCATGTGCCCGCCCGTGCCGCCCGCAGCCAGGACATAATGGTGCGAGAAACTCATCCGCCGCCGCTCCGTTTCACCACATAAGGCGAGCGGTGAAGATAGGGGTTGCGGCGGCTGAAGGCGAGCAGCAAGCCGAAGCCGATGGAAAGCGCGATCATCGACGATCCGCCATAGGAGATGAACGGCAGGGTCATGCCCTTGGACGGGGCGATATGGACGTTGACCGCCATGTTGATCAGCGCCTGCAGCCCGAACTGGCAGACGAGGCCGGCGCCGGCCAGCACGACGAACTTGTCCTCCTCGTGCAGCATCCGGATCAGCACCCGCCCGACGATGAACATGTAGAGCAGGGCGATGGCGAGGCAGGCGATGATGCCGAACTCCTCGCCGATCACCGAGAAGATATAGTCGGTGTGCGGCTCCGGCAGGTGGAACTTGCGCACGCCCGCCCCCGGCCCCGCACCGAACAGGCCGCCGGCGGTGAGCGTGCGCATCGCCGCCTCGACCTGATAGGTGTCGCCTTCGGAGAAGAGGAAGCCGTCGATCCGGGCGGTCGCGACGGGATAGAAGAAATAGGCCAGCACGATCGCCGTTACGCCCGCCGCGCCCAGCATGTAGAGGAACCGCATCGGCGCGCCGGACAGCGCCAGCAGCAGCACCCAGGCCGCGCCGAAGATGATCGTCTCGCCGAAATTGGGCTGCTGCATGAGCAGCAGCGCGATGATGCCGGTGATCGCCCCGGTCAGCGGCACCATCGGCAGCGACGGATCCTTGTCCTTCAGGGAGAGCAGCCAGGCGACCGCGACGATATAGAGCGGCTTCAGGAATTCGGACGGCTGGAACTGGGTGAAGCCGACGCCGAGCCAGCGCCGCGCGCCGTTCACCTCCTGCCCGATGACCGGCACCAGGAAGAGCAAAACGGCGAACGCGATCGCGCCCAGGATGGCGAAGCGCCGCGCCAGATGCTTGG
Encoded proteins:
- the ftsA gene encoding cell division protein FtsA — protein: MRRPTPSPTRNLVAALDVGTSKVSAMIAEPTDDGRLKILGTGQRESRGVKRGFIADMEKSEAAIREAVEQAERIAGTNIDQVHVGYSAGGVTSDVARVEVAIGGARIADGDIDALLSAAQGSIDPAGRMVLHAMPALYTIDGMNGVKQPRGLHAERLAVDIHVIAADPAPVKNLDLCVRSAHLGVEAIVAAPVAAGKACLSDEERELGVALVELGAGVTNVSVFAGGMLVGLKMLPIGGSDITDDIAAAFGTRRGEAERIKCFYGSAMMSPRDNHDMIELAPIAGHQEGVESARITRAQLVTVIRQRLEQLGAAIEAALKELGFAGPFGRQVVLTGGGAELKGIADYAQGVLGRTVRVGRPVMPGLPEAHSGPAFSTLAGLAQFAASGETDIGARFASPMGDARQGGNMFQRLIAAFRTQY
- the murG gene encoding undecaprenyldiphospho-muramoylpentapeptide beta-N-acetylglucosaminyltransferase encodes the protein MSFSHHYVLAAGGTGGHMMPAHALAEELLARGHRCALVTDDRGARIPGLFDNVQVHILPAGRIAGGPIGWLRAARSILTGRTMAGRLYETFKPSAVIGFGGYPAFPALLAARKANIPTLIHEQNAVLGRVNRLVAARVDAIATAYETIDRLPAKAAHKVHLVGNPVRDEVLSLRDQPFPVLDEDGVFRLLVTGGSQGASILSDVVPEGLALLPEHFRRRLQVTQQCRPEDIEQVRARYAALGIPAELATYMPDLPERLAWSHLIIARAGASTIAELTAAGRPAILIPLPSATDDHQTANAREMAKAGGARAIAQERFTPIELAKQMQKLALDPVALTNAAGRAKAVGRPDAARALADLVERVGRHPDADPAYVGAPSFREMPANGVPA
- a CDS encoding cell division protein FtsQ/DivIB yields the protein MSARIARGSQARGKGRAAPRAVNTRRRKAPGMLESAGLAPETAGRIGRWALALVAIGVIAGSALVLRLPQYAGTAIGEGIGSAGFTMRRVEINGADRVSRLDIYNVAFDQPSMAMPLIDLAATRDRLMRFGWIREARVSRRLPDTLVVDIVERRPAAIWQRNQNLSLVDAEGVVLEAVRIEDMPNLPLVVGAAANRNLGSLAGLLAAVPHLRPQVAGATWVGGRRWDLRFQTGEVLTLPEGEDLALRAIRRFAAMDQQTQLLGRGFVRFDMRDPARMTVRVTREPGSGVPELAPPDPGQIPADLARTI
- a CDS encoding UDP-N-acetylmuramate--L-alanine ligase, which codes for MRGVGTDIGTIHFVGIGGIGMSGIAEVMKILGYQVQGSDSAEGYVVEGLRKKGIPVAIGQSADNLGDAAVVVISTAIRKDNPEVVAAYERRIPVVRRAEMLAELMRLKSTVAVAGTHGKTTTTSMIAAMLDAGGIDPTVINGGIINAYGSNARLGKSDWMVVEADESDGSFLRLDGTIAVVTNIDPEHLDHYGSFERAKDAYVEFVENVPFYGAALLCVDHPEVQGIIPRLRDRRIVTYGFAAQADIRGDNVEPVPGGNRFDVTVRDRAGEQRVIAGVHLPMPGRHNVQNALAAIGVAIELGISDEVIARGFDQFGGVKRRFTKVGEVDGVTIIDDYGHHPVEIKAVLSAAREGAEGRVIAVVQPHRFTRLQSLFEDFQGAFNDADLVLVAPVFAAGEAPIEGVDHEVLVEGLKQRGHLGAYAVADVDDVCAKLKSLAAPGDMVICLGAGDITKWAAGLADGICKARGS
- a CDS encoding D-alanine--D-alanine ligase — encoded protein: MGGWSAEREVSLTSGNGVAGALESRGHKVTRIDMDRGIAQRLAEAKPDVVFNALHGTPGEDGTVQGLMDLMGISYTHSGLETSVIAIDKELTKMVLVPHGIRMPAGEIVASESLYEADPLPRPYVLKPVNEGSSVGVAIVTEGGNYGRPIGRDTEGPWRHFDRLLAEPFIRGRELTTAVLGDEALEVTELRPKSGFYDYDAKYTDGLTEHVCPADIPADIRAACLDMALKAHRLLGCKGTSRADFRWDDEQGVDGLYLLEVNTQPGMTPLSLVPEQARHLGIDYATLVERIVEAALEDAVA
- a CDS encoding cell division protein FtsW, with amino-acid sequence MSTDAFDAVQANRAARLGRSDRSAIGRWFWEIDKLLLVLVAVLIAIGLIAVAAASPAAAQRYSGGAVTFAPLHYFYRQLVWILLAIPVMIGVSMLPKHLARRFAILGAIAFAVLLFLVPVIGQEVNGARRWLGVGFTQFQPSEFLKPLYIVAVAWLLSLKDKDPSLPMVPLTGAITGIIALLLMQQPNFGETIIFGAAWVLLLALSGAPMRFLYMLGAAGVTAIVLAYFFYPVATARIDGFLFSEGDTYQVEAAMRTLTAGGLFGAGPGAGVRKFHLPEPHTDYIFSVIGEEFGIIACLAIALLYMFIVGRVLIRMLHEEDKFVVLAGAGLVCQFGLQALINMAVNVHIAPSKGMTLPFISYGGSSMIALSIGFGLLLAFSRRNPYLHRSPYVVKRSGGG
- the murB gene encoding UDP-N-acetylmuramate dehydrogenase produces the protein MNAVIDMPAVRGRLTPKAPLAPLVWFKSGGTAEWLFEPKDAEDLSDFLAHLDPAVPVMGLGLGSNLIVRDGGVPGAVVRLGKAFAKVERMDDVTLSCGGGASGILVSSTARDAGIAGLEFLRSIPGTVGGFVRMNGGAYGREVKDILIDCEIVLRSGERRRLALAELGYTYRHSALPAGAIVIGATFRGHSGEKATIQAEMDRIAAERELSQPLRSRTGGSTFKNPPGDKAWRLIDEAGLRGHRIGDAQVSEKHCNFLLNLGNATSADIEALGEEVRARVKAKAGVVLEWEIQRVGVSVA